A genomic segment from Desulfurella amilsii encodes:
- a CDS encoding MarC family protein gives MTMDFNTVDFFSFTLKSVISIFAILNPFGALPVFVSLTQNYSQNDKRYIVRRSIYFVVGILTFFFLFGELLFKIFGINIGSLEVAGGILLSLVSINMVFGNPYKERTSKDELAEAEDKENIALVPLAIPLLSGPGAIATVITLSTSVENLFLYVAIFIAIIISCIAVYFVLISSSYLNSFLGKIGIGIISRLMGIILLAISVQFIVNGLKILFPVIAK, from the coding sequence ATGACGATGGATTTTAATACGGTTGATTTTTTTTCTTTTACATTAAAAAGCGTTATTTCTATTTTTGCAATATTAAATCCATTTGGTGCATTACCTGTTTTTGTTAGTTTAACTCAAAATTATTCTCAAAATGATAAACGCTATATTGTAAGACGTTCTATATACTTTGTAGTTGGTATATTGACATTTTTTTTCCTTTTTGGCGAGCTATTATTTAAAATATTTGGCATAAACATAGGTTCTTTAGAGGTTGCAGGCGGTATATTGTTGTCTTTAGTTTCTATCAATATGGTATTTGGTAATCCATACAAAGAGCGCACTTCCAAAGATGAGTTAGCAGAAGCTGAAGATAAAGAAAATATAGCGCTTGTGCCACTTGCTATACCACTGTTGTCTGGTCCTGGTGCTATTGCTACAGTTATTACACTTTCAACATCGGTTGAAAATCTTTTCCTATATGTGGCAATTTTTATAGCTATTATTATTTCATGTATTGCAGTATATTTTGTTCTTATTAGTTCTTCTTATTTAAATAGTTTTTTAGGTAAAATTGGCATTGGTATAATTTCAAGGCTTATGGGTATAATACTGCTTGCAATTTCTGTACAGTTTATAGTTAATGGCCTAAAAATACTGTTTCCTGTAATTGCAAAATAA
- a CDS encoding FAD-dependent oxidoreductase: MKLEGKSIGSLHLKNPFIAAPVKTAYADLDSHVNQRHINYYTNLAKGGVALIIIEPTAVLKSGKEHPKQLCIDSDYCIDELFQITKTIHDNGSLACINLNHAGRAANPKASDGVVLSPSAIMCPSTMQTPKELTKDQIKEIVEAFGKATARAKKAGFDAIEIQGGMGYLIAQFLKERTNKRKDEYGKDKLLFAKEVFEQVAKFSDGLDLILRVSANEFVEGGIDEQDNVALINLAKQYGVKAVHAGLGNACDTPLWYYSYASTSTDKQIESFKKLKSLIDLPIIVDGRMGNPERINNLLKEGWIDFFGLGRSLVADQYFVNKLLNDEFDKIWYCGGCLQGCLYNVRSGIGLGCITNPFVDKNFFEPSGKKLKVCVVGGGPTGIAAGIYAKMKGYDAIVFEKKELGGQFILATKAPYKDAMQKPLNALINEAKRRGVEFSYEQATYEKIQALNPDLVVIATGANSQIPNIKGLESEYVIDAFSFFEGKAKPKGKRVLVLGIGLIGREAIEILANQGFEVVGVDILSDLTQDFTLARLKNNSNVKMFTGTSVEEFTKDSVFARQEDEAINLGKFDTIISSIGTKSDRTLYEQIKDKFKNIEIIGDAAKVVDIYTATQSAYDLMDRY; encoded by the coding sequence ATGAAGTTAGAAGGTAAAAGTATAGGTTCGCTTCATTTAAAAAACCCATTTATTGCTGCACCTGTAAAAACTGCTTATGCAGATCTTGATTCTCATGTAAATCAAAGGCACATTAATTATTATACTAATTTAGCCAAAGGTGGAGTTGCTTTAATTATCATCGAGCCAACAGCTGTATTAAAAAGTGGCAAGGAACACCCAAAACAACTCTGCATTGACAGTGATTATTGTATAGATGAACTTTTTCAAATAACAAAAACCATTCACGACAATGGCTCTTTGGCTTGCATAAACTTAAATCATGCAGGCAGAGCAGCAAACCCCAAAGCAAGCGATGGCGTTGTTTTATCACCTAGTGCAATTATGTGTCCATCTACTATGCAAACACCCAAAGAACTTACAAAAGATCAGATTAAGGAAATTGTCGAAGCATTTGGAAAAGCAACAGCAAGAGCCAAAAAAGCAGGTTTTGATGCAATAGAAATTCAAGGTGGTATGGGCTATTTAATTGCACAATTTTTAAAAGAGCGAACCAATAAGCGAAAGGATGAATACGGCAAAGATAAATTGCTTTTTGCCAAAGAAGTGTTTGAACAAGTAGCCAAATTTAGTGATGGTTTAGATTTAATTTTAAGAGTTTCTGCTAATGAATTTGTAGAAGGTGGTATAGATGAGCAAGATAATGTAGCATTAATTAATCTAGCTAAACAGTACGGTGTAAAAGCCGTTCATGCTGGGCTTGGTAATGCGTGTGATACACCACTGTGGTATTACAGTTATGCATCAACATCTACAGATAAACAAATAGAGTCATTTAAAAAACTCAAAAGCCTGATAGATTTACCCATTATTGTTGATGGAAGAATGGGTAACCCAGAAAGAATAAATAATTTGCTAAAAGAAGGCTGGATTGATTTTTTTGGTCTTGGGAGATCACTTGTCGCTGATCAGTATTTTGTCAATAAGTTGCTAAATGATGAGTTTGACAAAATATGGTACTGTGGTGGCTGTTTGCAGGGTTGTCTATACAATGTAAGAAGCGGCATAGGTCTTGGATGTATAACAAATCCTTTTGTGGACAAAAATTTTTTTGAACCTTCTGGCAAAAAATTAAAGGTTTGTGTAGTAGGTGGTGGTCCAACAGGTATTGCAGCTGGTATTTATGCTAAAATGAAAGGCTATGATGCAATAGTTTTTGAGAAAAAAGAGCTTGGTGGTCAATTTATATTAGCTACAAAAGCTCCGTATAAAGATGCTATGCAAAAGCCACTAAATGCCCTAATTAATGAAGCCAAAAGAAGAGGCGTAGAATTTAGCTATGAGCAAGCAACATACGAAAAGATCCAAGCTCTAAACCCTGATTTAGTTGTTATAGCAACAGGTGCTAATTCTCAGATACCAAACATCAAAGGCTTAGAATCAGAATATGTTATCGATGCGTTTAGCTTTTTTGAAGGAAAGGCTAAGCCAAAAGGTAAAAGAGTGTTAGTTTTAGGTATTGGCTTAATTGGCAGAGAAGCTATAGAAATACTAGCTAATCAAGGTTTTGAAGTTGTAGGTGTTGATATTTTGAGTGATCTGACGCAAGATTTTACGCTTGCAAGGCTTAAAAATAACTCAAATGTTAAAATGTTTACAGGCACAAGTGTTGAAGAATTTACTAAAGACAGCGTATTTGCAAGGCAAGAAGATGAGGCTATAAATTTAGGTAAGTTTGATACTATTATTTCAAGTATTGGGACGAAGTCAGACAGAACGTTATATGAGCAAATTAAAGATAAGTTTAAAAATATAGAGATTATCGGAGATGCAGCCAAAGTAGTTGATATTTACACAGCTACACAGTCAGCGTATGATTTGATGGATAGATATTAA
- a CDS encoding class II fumarate hydratase, giving the protein MRKETDSMGDILVKDQAYWGAQTQRAIENFQVSKKPMPLDFIYALAIVKLACAQANKELGLLEETKANAIIQACEEILDHKFDDQFPVDVYQTGSGTSTNMNTNEVIANRAVEILGGQKGQKLIHPNNDVNKGQSSNDTIPTAMHIMIVKLASEKLLPALNNLEESLEHKEKEFYNIVKIGRTHMQDAVPMRLSDEFGAYKTQIINNKKRIEFSLTGLRELALGATAIGTGLNAPKGFAKLAIEKISQLTNVAYKHSPNLFEAIASKDSVNFFASSLSTLASSMIKIASDIRFLSCGPRCGIGELILKDLQPGSSIMPGKVNPVIPESVLQVSYSVIGYTQIINLCAQAGVLELNVMMPAIIYHINEAINIMSNVINDFSEKCIMPLRANKERINSFVENSLALVTPLALIIGYDAAAAIAHEAYLENKTIKEVVLAKGILTKEQVEEILDPHKMI; this is encoded by the coding sequence ATGAGAAAAGAAACAGATTCTATGGGAGATATATTGGTGAAAGACCAGGCATATTGGGGTGCACAAACGCAAAGAGCCATAGAAAATTTCCAGGTATCAAAAAAACCCATGCCTTTAGATTTTATCTATGCTTTGGCAATTGTGAAGCTTGCTTGTGCGCAGGCAAATAAGGAGCTTGGGCTTCTTGAAGAAACAAAAGCCAATGCGATTATACAAGCTTGTGAAGAAATTTTAGATCATAAATTTGATGATCAGTTTCCCGTGGATGTTTACCAAACAGGTTCTGGCACTTCGACCAATATGAATACTAACGAGGTGATAGCAAATAGAGCAGTTGAGATCTTAGGTGGACAAAAAGGACAAAAGCTAATTCACCCAAACAATGATGTTAATAAAGGCCAATCAAGCAATGACACAATACCAACCGCTATGCACATAATGATAGTAAAGCTTGCAAGTGAAAAATTATTGCCCGCTTTGAATAATTTGGAAGAATCACTGGAGCATAAAGAAAAAGAATTTTACAATATAGTAAAAATTGGTAGGACGCATATGCAAGATGCTGTGCCTATGCGATTATCTGATGAATTTGGCGCTTACAAAACTCAAATTATAAATAATAAAAAACGCATTGAATTTAGTCTCACTGGATTAAGAGAGCTTGCTTTGGGGGCAACGGCAATAGGCACCGGCTTAAATGCCCCAAAAGGGTTTGCGAAGTTAGCTATAGAAAAAATATCCCAGCTTACCAATGTTGCATATAAGCACTCACCAAATTTATTTGAAGCAATTGCATCAAAAGATTCTGTTAATTTTTTTGCATCAAGTTTATCTACGCTAGCATCAAGCATGATTAAAATCGCAAGCGATATTAGGTTTTTATCATGTGGACCGCGTTGTGGTATCGGTGAGTTAATATTGAAGGATTTACAGCCTGGTAGTTCTATAATGCCTGGTAAAGTTAACCCGGTTATACCAGAATCAGTTTTGCAGGTATCCTATAGTGTAATTGGCTATACCCAGATAATTAACCTGTGTGCTCAAGCTGGTGTGTTGGAATTAAATGTAATGATGCCAGCTATTATCTACCATATAAATGAAGCTATAAATATAATGTCAAATGTTATTAATGATTTTAGTGAGAAATGTATTATGCCGCTTAGGGCAAATAAAGAGCGCATAAATAGTTTTGTTGAAAACTCTTTAGCACTTGTTACGCCTTTGGCTCTAATTATTGGCTACGATGCAGCAGCTGCAATTGCTCATGAAGCCTACCTTGAAAATAAAACGATAAAAGAAGTTGTTTTAGCAAAAGGCATATTAACCAAAGAGCAAGTAGAAGAAATCCTGGATCCGCACAAGATGATCTAG
- a CDS encoding class I SAM-dependent RNA methyltransferase, producing MFETVQIVDQAYRGYGFSYLKNKIIFIPFTIQGEKVKIKITKEKKDYILGEVVTIIEDSKNRKKPFCKYFGICGGCHYQHIHYSEQLNIKSQILKNILKRIGNITAENVNVIKTKQTFYRHRVKFQKKDEKIGFFKQNSNDFLEIDFCPILEKQINHYIKNHKESNIEIDSFSKLTTKKGDTLKLDLSFIAQDTYLEYEMGSFTQVNLHANKELVNIVTSLVDNDNVLEAFCGIGNFTIPLGLFGHSVDAFEIDKIAIKKLQQNAQRLSLKINANRCDLNKPLHYKKPIGTIILDPPRSGSPSLMNFINEKKPKKIIYVSCEPPTLARDISMLKNYSLEKIFLVDMFANTYHFETVAVLSLNK from the coding sequence GTGTTTGAGACAGTGCAAATTGTTGACCAAGCTTATAGAGGATATGGATTTTCATATTTAAAAAACAAAATCATATTTATACCATTTACTATCCAGGGAGAAAAAGTAAAAATAAAGATAACTAAAGAAAAGAAGGATTATATTTTAGGAGAAGTTGTAACAATTATTGAAGATTCAAAAAATAGAAAAAAGCCGTTTTGCAAGTATTTTGGCATATGTGGTGGATGTCATTACCAGCATATTCACTACAGCGAGCAACTCAATATAAAGTCGCAAATTTTAAAAAACATACTAAAACGCATAGGCAATATTACAGCTGAAAATGTCAATGTAATAAAAACTAAACAAACTTTTTATAGACACAGGGTTAAATTCCAAAAAAAAGATGAAAAAATAGGATTTTTTAAGCAGAACTCAAATGATTTTTTAGAAATAGACTTTTGTCCGATTCTTGAAAAACAAATCAATCATTACATAAAAAACCACAAAGAAAGTAATATAGAAATCGATAGCTTTTCAAAATTAACAACAAAAAAGGGTGACACGCTTAAACTGGATTTGTCCTTTATAGCGCAAGATACCTACCTTGAGTATGAAATGGGCTCTTTCACACAGGTAAACTTACATGCAAACAAAGAACTTGTTAATATTGTCACAAGTTTGGTCGATAATGATAATGTGCTTGAAGCATTTTGTGGTATTGGAAATTTCACGATTCCATTGGGCTTATTTGGCCACTCTGTTGATGCTTTTGAGATTGATAAAATTGCTATAAAAAAGCTTCAACAAAATGCACAAAGACTATCGCTTAAAATAAATGCTAATCGATGCGACCTAAATAAACCATTGCATTACAAAAAACCCATTGGTACAATTATTCTGGACCCTCCACGAAGTGGCAGCCCAAGTTTAATGAATTTTATTAATGAAAAAAAACCAAAAAAAATCATATATGTTTCATGTGAACCACCAACACTTGCAAGAGATATTTCAATGCTTAAGAACTACTCGCTTGAAAAGATTTTTTTGGTAGATATGTTTGCAAACACGTACCATTTTGAAACTGTCGCGGTTTTATCTCTAAATAAGTAA
- a CDS encoding YeeE/YedE thiosulfate transporter family protein, whose translation MQQRGYWGTLIGGFLVGTTLFIFYYVSGAGFGASGGFSQLSSFIIALFSKSYIASNGYTASSLGDHGVTHILYNRIFFIDIGIFIGGFVSALIGGRLRFSTDKGSSTSTSYRYAMAFFGGILIAYSTRYARGCTSGQGLAGAGAFSVGGWLFLFCVFAGVYLTARLFRRQWL comes from the coding sequence ATGCAACAAAGAGGTTATTGGGGAACGTTGATTGGTGGTTTTCTTGTTGGTACCACGCTTTTTATTTTTTATTATGTATCTGGTGCAGGTTTTGGTGCAAGTGGAGGTTTTTCACAGTTATCAAGCTTCATTATAGCTTTGTTTTCTAAATCCTATATTGCTTCAAATGGTTATACAGCAAGCAGTTTAGGGGATCATGGTGTCACTCACATTTTATACAACCGTATATTTTTCATTGATATTGGCATATTTATCGGAGGTTTTGTAAGCGCACTCATAGGTGGTAGGTTAAGATTTTCTACAGACAAAGGCTCTAGCACATCGACGTCATATAGATATGCAATGGCTTTCTTTGGGGGCATCTTAATTGCGTACTCCACAAGGTACGCAAGGGGCTGCACAAGTGGCCAAGGCTTAGCTGGAGCAGGGGCTTTTTCAGTGGGTGGTTGGTTATTTTTATTTTGCGTATTTGCCGGCGTTTATCTAACTGCAAGATTATTTAGGAGGCAATGGTTATGA
- a CDS encoding DUF6691 family protein, giving the protein MSAPLYINGVISGHANMLFSIFGGFLFGFFLEATGFASGKNITDEFYFRNNRVIQMMISAILTSTLWFLIFSSLGLIQIPSIWTPNLYLWPYIFGGLLFGVGMAMSGYCPGTSVAAIASGKKDAMVFGLGMLVGMAIFIFGFPFEKDFYVSSNLGQVYWHTLFNANTVISFIITLAIGGFFMGFMQYIVSYVNKNRTESKEYSMQYLIGVLALIFVILVTVLLKTLLPAS; this is encoded by the coding sequence ATGAGTGCTCCACTTTATATAAACGGTGTTATTTCTGGCCATGCAAATATGCTTTTTTCAATATTTGGTGGATTTTTGTTTGGCTTTTTTTTAGAAGCAACAGGCTTTGCTTCTGGAAAAAATATTACAGACGAATTTTATTTTAGAAACAACCGCGTTATACAAATGATGATTTCAGCTATATTAACGTCCACATTGTGGTTTTTAATATTTAGCTCACTAGGACTTATCCAAATACCAAGTATCTGGACGCCAAATTTATATTTGTGGCCATATATATTTGGAGGGTTGCTCTTTGGCGTGGGCATGGCAATGAGCGGTTATTGCCCTGGAACATCAGTAGCAGCTATCGCAAGTGGCAAAAAAGACGCTATGGTATTTGGGCTAGGCATGCTTGTCGGTATGGCTATATTTATATTTGGATTTCCTTTTGAAAAAGACTTTTATGTTTCAAGTAATTTAGGTCAAGTCTACTGGCATACACTATTTAACGCAAACACTGTAATTTCATTTATCATAACGTTGGCAATAGGCGGTTTTTTTATGGGTTTTATGCAATATATTGTATCTTATGTAAATAAAAACCGCACAGAATCAAAAGAGTACTCCATGCAATACTTAATTGGAGTCTTAGCACTAATTTTTGTTATTTTAGTTACGGTGTTGCTAAAAACACTACTGCCTGCGAGCTAA
- the priA gene encoding replication restart helicase PriA — MNYYGVLFNIALSKSFIYKSNQDIQIGTRVLVDFHNRKKVGIVFEKIPQTDVSEIKDVISILDDKPIISQELIKTINFASYYYLCPKGLILKNALPSKVFLQEPVDFENNIKTQMNHEKFFKLNDEQKNIYKSIKLEKFSVNLIFGITGSGKTEIFLHLIRGVIKDGKNAIVLVPEISLTNQYKRIFEEKFLDTVGLFHSQLTPKQKFIEWSLFRNQEKRVLLGTRSAAFVDLSNTGLIVVDEENDDSYKQENTPSYNAKDLLIYRAKQLNIPVILSSATPTVETYYKAAITKKFNLFKLQNRVNNCQLPTIEFAKPYNTLLSTQSIEAIKNSLLNNQTCAILVNRRGFAHFLVCSDCGYIFRCPNCNVSLVYHKKTKDLKCHFCESSFDIPKQCPHCSSYNIKDVGTGTQKMEEFLRKNFGNINIERLDRDTASSKKNTYNIVSSLIDGKIDIIVGTSMISKGYDIEKIKLVIISNIESIFALPDFRVDEKALSLIIQTAGRSGRKEQGRVIIESKLPPRLECFVENNDYEGFLNEEIKIRRSLDYPPFSHLIRIISQNPSEQVAKQNIQKCARILKNGNINFLGPTKCPIDKIKNKYRYHIIIKSNDIFKTLDFIANNLYEKNLNFDVDPISFF; from the coding sequence ATGAATTACTATGGCGTATTATTCAACATCGCTTTAAGCAAAAGCTTTATCTACAAAAGCAATCAAGATATTCAAATTGGCACAAGAGTATTGGTAGATTTTCATAACAGAAAAAAAGTGGGTATTGTTTTTGAAAAAATACCCCAAACAGACGTATCTGAAATAAAAGATGTTATATCTATACTTGATGATAAACCCATAATCAGTCAAGAATTAATAAAAACTATAAATTTTGCAAGCTATTACTATTTATGCCCCAAAGGGCTTATTTTAAAAAATGCCCTACCCTCAAAAGTTTTTTTGCAAGAACCGGTTGATTTTGAAAATAACATAAAAACCCAAATGAATCATGAAAAATTCTTCAAACTCAATGATGAACAAAAAAACATATACAAATCGATAAAATTAGAAAAATTTAGCGTCAATTTAATCTTTGGCATTACAGGCTCTGGCAAAACAGAAATCTTTTTACATTTAATAAGGGGCGTTATAAAAGATGGTAAAAATGCGATTGTGCTTGTACCTGAGATCTCACTTACAAACCAGTACAAAAGGATTTTTGAAGAAAAATTTCTCGATACAGTTGGACTATTTCACTCTCAATTAACTCCAAAGCAAAAGTTTATTGAGTGGAGTTTATTTAGAAATCAAGAAAAAAGGGTATTGCTGGGCACTCGCTCAGCTGCTTTTGTCGATTTATCAAATACAGGCTTAATTGTTGTAGATGAAGAAAACGATGATTCATATAAACAGGAAAACACTCCATCTTATAATGCTAAAGACTTGTTAATATACAGGGCGAAACAGCTAAACATTCCAGTAATACTATCAAGTGCAACACCCACGGTTGAAACTTACTATAAAGCAGCGATAACAAAAAAATTCAACCTATTTAAGCTGCAAAATCGTGTAAACAACTGCCAGCTACCTACAATTGAATTTGCAAAACCATACAATACGCTTTTAAGTACCCAATCAATAGAAGCTATAAAAAATTCTCTTTTAAATAACCAAACTTGTGCAATTCTGGTTAATAGACGCGGTTTTGCGCACTTTTTGGTTTGTAGTGATTGCGGGTATATTTTTAGATGTCCAAACTGCAATGTTTCGCTTGTTTATCATAAAAAAACAAAAGACCTAAAATGCCATTTTTGTGAGTCAAGTTTTGATATTCCAAAACAATGTCCGCATTGTTCAAGCTACAATATAAAAGATGTAGGTACAGGAACTCAGAAAATGGAAGAATTTTTACGCAAAAATTTTGGCAATATAAATATTGAGCGTCTGGATAGAGACACTGCTTCATCAAAAAAAAATACTTACAATATAGTTTCAAGTCTAATCGATGGTAAAATTGATATCATCGTTGGCACAAGCATGATATCAAAAGGTTACGACATAGAAAAAATAAAGCTTGTAATTATCTCCAACATTGAATCTATTTTTGCTTTACCAGATTTTAGAGTTGATGAAAAAGCCCTATCGCTTATTATACAAACAGCTGGCAGGAGCGGCCGGAAAGAACAAGGTAGGGTCATTATCGAGTCAAAACTACCACCTAGGTTAGAATGTTTTGTTGAAAACAACGATTACGAGGGCTTTTTGAATGAAGAAATAAAAATCAGAAGATCGCTAGACTACCCACCATTTTCGCATTTAATCAGAATTATTTCTCAAAACCCAAGTGAACAAGTTGCAAAGCAAAATATACAAAAATGCGCAAGAATCTTAAAAAATGGCAATATTAACTTTCTTGGACCAACAAAATGCCCTATTGATAAGATAAAAAATAAATACAGGTACCACATTATTATCAAATCAAACGATATATTTAAAACACTTGATTTTATAGCAAATAATCTTTACGAGAAAAATTTAAACTTTGATGTTGACCCAATCTCTTTTTTTTAA
- the rpsU gene encoding 30S ribosomal protein S21, protein MPGIYVRDNESFEEAFKRFKKQCERAGILSEIKKREHYEKPSEKKKKKALAARKKALKKKRLGERKK, encoded by the coding sequence TTGCCAGGTATCTATGTAAGGGACAACGAATCTTTTGAAGAAGCCTTTAAGCGATTCAAAAAACAGTGTGAGCGCGCAGGTATTCTCTCTGAAATAAAAAAAAGAGAACACTATGAAAAGCCCAGCGAAAAGAAAAAGAAAAAAGCGCTAGCCGCTCGTAAAAAGGCTCTTAAGAAAAAAAGGCTCGGCGAGAGAAAAAAATAA
- a CDS encoding NFACT RNA binding domain-containing protein, translated as MNNFLFNYFATKIKKNILGQKITHVGASLNTIVLNTDNGLSIFFKLDSPSALFFGNYKLERTQNTFAVSLQKKINKLKIIDIDFRGLERVLILHLLDKRLDIEHHYYLIFEITGRNGNLILCDANQKIIETYRLIESRQILPNRIYKQPNKMLDITIDDINVLKKALHKINILGIDNFTKKFVTQENIESFVEVAKKPYEKLFRYVVNTKHIVCPFLFDFGLDISNIDEKDLFSEIFMQNTQTSLNNTKIINLINKKINKSNDKIEKIQIDIQKAQDADKMKLYADTLLENIASIKLHNDLVRLKLTGSTNIIAIPINPKKTIQDNINVYYKLYKKYKNAKNILKSILNQTKQEQATLLQIKEQLLNNQIDPKDAKLLFNKKTNQKVISTDAVSYERFNILGFDVYIGKNAKGNDLILKNASKEDIWMHPKSIPGPHLILKNPKRLQQIDKNLLEQCAKKIREKLGTNDKIEVDYTFVKFVKKPKGFKKGRVIYSNFKTVMVG; from the coding sequence ATGAATAATTTTTTATTTAATTATTTTGCGACAAAAATAAAAAAAAATATTTTGGGCCAAAAGATTACTCATGTAGGCGCTAGTCTTAATACTATCGTGTTAAATACAGACAATGGTTTATCGATTTTTTTTAAATTAGACTCGCCGAGTGCTTTATTCTTTGGCAATTACAAACTTGAAAGGACTCAAAACACTTTTGCGGTCAGTCTACAAAAAAAAATAAATAAACTTAAAATTATTGACATAGATTTTAGAGGTCTTGAGCGTGTTTTAATTTTACATTTATTAGACAAAAGGTTGGATATTGAGCACCATTATTATTTGATATTTGAGATAACAGGCAGAAATGGCAATCTTATACTATGCGATGCAAATCAAAAAATAATAGAAACCTACCGATTAATCGAAAGCAGACAAATCCTTCCAAATAGAATTTACAAACAACCAAACAAGATGCTTGATATTACTATAGATGATATTAATGTTTTAAAAAAGGCCCTTCATAAAATTAACATTTTAGGTATAGATAACTTTACTAAAAAATTTGTAACACAGGAAAATATAGAGAGTTTTGTTGAAGTTGCAAAAAAACCTTATGAAAAACTATTTAGGTATGTTGTCAATACAAAGCACATCGTGTGCCCATTTTTGTTTGATTTTGGTTTAGATATATCTAATATAGATGAAAAAGACCTTTTTAGCGAAATTTTTATGCAAAATACACAAACGAGTTTAAACAATACAAAAATTATTAACCTAATTAACAAAAAAATAAATAAATCAAACGACAAAATTGAAAAAATACAAATTGATATACAAAAAGCTCAAGATGCTGACAAAATGAAACTGTATGCCGATACACTTTTAGAAAATATTGCTTCCATTAAATTACATAACGATTTAGTTCGTCTAAAACTAACTGGCTCTACAAACATAATAGCAATACCAATTAATCCCAAAAAAACAATTCAAGATAACATAAATGTTTATTATAAGCTTTACAAAAAGTACAAAAACGCCAAAAATATACTAAAGTCTATATTAAATCAAACAAAACAAGAACAAGCTACGTTACTGCAAATTAAAGAGCAGTTATTAAATAATCAGATTGATCCAAAAGATGCTAAGCTTTTGTTTAATAAAAAAACCAATCAAAAAGTTATATCTACCGATGCTGTATCCTATGAGCGTTTCAATATTCTTGGTTTTGATGTTTACATAGGTAAAAACGCAAAAGGCAATGATTTGATTCTAAAAAATGCCTCTAAAGAAGACATATGGATGCACCCAAAAAGCATACCAGGTCCGCATTTAATATTAAAAAACCCAAAACGATTGCAACAGATAGATAAAAACCTCCTAGAGCAATGCGCTAAAAAAATTAGAGAAAAATTAGGCACAAATGATAAAATTGAGGTGGATTACACATTTGTGAAGTTTGTGAAAAAGCCAAAAGGTTTTAAGAAAGGGCGCGTTATTTATTCTAATTTTAAAACTGTTATGGTAGGCTAA
- a CDS encoding CvpA family protein, whose translation MADIVFGIFILGLLILGYLHGFIKEFFKLVAVILGLYLSVIYHSVIIVPIEKALNVSYMFASLISFIVMFIIIYTLISLISFLSQSASRKMKLTGIDRILGALFGLFKAIFLVAILSIVLRSLPVLNRISNELMQKSTIYKTICISTQNLKLQKDITRSIK comes from the coding sequence ATGGCAGATATTGTTTTTGGCATCTTTATTTTAGGACTCTTGATATTGGGTTACCTGCATGGCTTCATAAAGGAATTTTTTAAACTAGTAGCTGTAATTTTAGGTTTGTACTTATCTGTAATATATCACAGTGTTATCATAGTTCCTATAGAAAAAGCACTGAATGTATCGTATATGTTTGCAAGTTTAATAAGCTTTATTGTGATGTTTATTATTATATATACGCTGATAAGCCTCATTAGTTTTTTGAGTCAAAGCGCTTCAAGAAAAATGAAACTTACAGGCATAGATAGGATACTTGGCGCACTTTTTGGTCTTTTTAAAGCTATCTTTTTAGTAGCTATACTATCCATAGTCTTAAGAAGTTTGCCTGTTTTGAACCGCATCTCAAACGAACTTATGCAAAAATCTACTATCTATAAAACAATTTGTATATCAACACAAAATTTAAAACTTCAAAAAGATATAACAAGGAGTATAAAATGA